From Streptomyces sp. GSL17-111, one genomic window encodes:
- a CDS encoding glutamine synthetase family protein, with amino-acid sequence MSATDPAAVRRRVEQLAAEGIDVVRVTYPDLIGTERARDLLLEHLPAACEHGLAFCRAVYHTSPQGDTVPVPGGLEAGLPDICVTPDLDTLRPLPWEPGVATCLGDVTDPATGRPAPESPRELLRAVLGRCAAYGLHPVVGPELEYYLCDSVPDGTGWRRYSDAAGVIYTAGLRADPDNHLLRTLRSLRDTGIGVSGGNHEYDGAQFEINLTHSEAVSAADRAFAFKAAVKELARTEGRLATFMAKPFNDAGGSGFHLHLSCTDDRGENTFADRAGPYGLSATARHAVAGVLAHAPALAALANPTVNSYKRFGPDTLAPWLIDWGLDNRSAMVRIPPERDAATRFEVRLGDASANPYLLIAGTIAAALLGIAAGEEPPAPLEGYGYDAGRAPLLPTTLSDALTALEADTALSELLGKDFTASYLTYKRDEIARFRRHVTDWEFTEYAYHL; translated from the coding sequence GTGAGCGCAACCGACCCCGCAGCCGTCCGTCGTCGCGTGGAGCAACTGGCCGCCGAGGGCATCGACGTCGTCCGGGTGACCTATCCCGACCTCATCGGCACCGAACGGGCCCGGGACCTCCTGCTGGAGCACCTCCCGGCCGCCTGCGAGCACGGCCTGGCCTTCTGCCGCGCCGTCTACCACACGAGCCCGCAGGGCGACACGGTGCCGGTGCCCGGCGGGCTGGAGGCCGGACTGCCCGACATCTGCGTCACGCCCGACCTCGACACCCTGCGCCCGCTCCCCTGGGAGCCCGGGGTCGCCACCTGCCTCGGCGACGTCACGGACCCGGCCACCGGCCGACCCGCCCCGGAGTCCCCGCGCGAGTTGCTGCGGGCCGTTCTCGGCCGGTGCGCCGCCTACGGCCTGCACCCCGTCGTGGGGCCGGAGCTGGAGTACTACCTGTGCGACTCCGTCCCCGACGGCACCGGCTGGCGCCGCTACAGCGACGCGGCGGGCGTCATCTACACCGCCGGCCTGCGCGCGGACCCGGACAACCACCTGCTGCGCACCCTGCGGTCGCTGCGCGACACCGGCATCGGCGTCAGCGGCGGGAACCACGAGTACGACGGGGCGCAGTTCGAGATCAACCTGACCCACTCCGAAGCCGTCTCGGCGGCCGACCGCGCCTTCGCCTTCAAGGCCGCCGTCAAGGAACTCGCCCGCACGGAGGGGCGCCTGGCCACGTTCATGGCCAAGCCCTTCAACGACGCCGGCGGTTCGGGCTTCCACCTCCACCTGTCCTGCACCGACGACCGGGGCGAGAACACCTTCGCCGACCGCGCCGGGCCGTACGGGCTGTCCGCCACCGCACGTCACGCGGTGGCGGGCGTCCTCGCCCACGCACCCGCGCTGGCCGCACTGGCCAACCCGACGGTCAACTCCTACAAGCGGTTCGGGCCCGACACGCTGGCGCCCTGGCTGATCGACTGGGGCCTGGACAACCGCAGCGCCATGGTCCGCATCCCGCCCGAGCGCGACGCGGCCACCCGGTTCGAGGTGCGCCTGGGCGACGCGAGCGCCAATCCCTACCTGCTGATCGCCGGCACCATCGCCGCTGCCCTGCTCGGCATCGCGGCCGGGGAGGAGCCGCCCGCGCCTCTGGAGGGCTACGGCTACGACGCCGGGCGGGCCCCGCTCCTCCCGACGACCCTGTCGGACGCCCTGACCGCCCTGGAGGCGGACACGGCTCTGAGCGAGCTGCTCGGCAAGGACTTCACCGCCTCCTACCTGACGTACAAGCGCGACGAGATCGCCCGCTTCCGCCGCCACGTCACCGACTGGGAGTTCACCGAGTACGCCTACCACCTGTGA
- a CDS encoding ABC transporter permease produces the protein MFRFTIRRLMAGVALLLIVTSATFFLAHLAIGDPTAGLLGNSATPAQRAALHEKLGLDRPLFVQFWDWFSHALRGDFGTSWRNFQPVSDQIALRVPVTLSVVIAATVLAAVLGLAVGVATGLHPGGALARVLKLASVVLFALPGFWVSLVLVMLFAVRLQWFPAVGYVPLTQSASGWLSSITLPAVALALSAIVMIAEQLRNGFVEVTKQDYVRTLRARGLSPRRVTLHVLRNASPAALTVLAVMFVGLLGGAIVVEIIFNLPGIGQLTQSASQIGDIPILLGLTAVTVVFVVLVNFLLDLVLGWINPKVRDI, from the coding sequence ATGTTCAGATTCACGATCCGGCGGCTGATGGCAGGAGTCGCCCTCCTGTTGATCGTCACGTCCGCCACCTTCTTCCTGGCACACCTGGCCATCGGCGACCCCACCGCCGGCCTGCTCGGCAACAGCGCCACCCCCGCCCAGCGGGCCGCCCTGCACGAGAAGCTCGGCCTGGACCGTCCGCTCTTCGTGCAGTTCTGGGACTGGTTCTCGCACGCCCTGCGCGGCGACTTCGGGACGTCGTGGCGCAACTTCCAGCCCGTCTCGGACCAGATCGCCCTGCGCGTCCCGGTCACCCTGTCCGTCGTGATCGCCGCCACGGTCCTGGCGGCCGTCCTCGGCCTCGCCGTCGGCGTCGCGACCGGGCTGCACCCCGGCGGCGCCCTCGCCCGCGTCCTCAAGCTCGCCTCGGTCGTCCTGTTCGCCCTCCCGGGCTTCTGGGTCAGCCTCGTGCTCGTCATGCTGTTCGCGGTCAGGCTGCAGTGGTTCCCCGCGGTGGGCTACGTACCGCTGACGCAGTCCGCGTCCGGATGGCTCAGCTCCATCACCCTGCCCGCCGTCGCCCTGGCGCTCAGCGCGATCGTCATGATCGCCGAGCAGCTCCGCAACGGCTTCGTCGAGGTGACCAAGCAGGACTACGTCCGCACGCTCCGGGCCCGTGGACTGTCCCCGCGCCGGGTGACGCTGCACGTGCTGCGCAACGCCTCGCCCGCGGCCCTCACCGTGCTCGCCGTGATGTTCGTCGGACTGCTGGGCGGAGCCATCGTCGTCGAGATCATCTTCAACCTCCCGGGCATCGGCCAGCTCACCCAGTCGGCGTCCCAGATCGGCGACATCCCCATCCTGCTCGGACTGACCGCCGTCACGGTCGTCTTCGTGGTCCTCGTCAACTTCCTGCTCGACCTCGTGCTCGGGTGGATCAACCCGAAGGTGCGCGACATATGA
- a CDS encoding nuclear transport factor 2 family protein — protein MSEQHPVAHEGVRSAVEAYVTAVSAADPAAVRAAFRPDAHMWGYLGPEFVSAPIEAFCEVVAADTDTARWVPSYRYTIRSVEVSGDVAVAVLEEFGYQGHDFTNHFSLVRADGTWRIAGKTFFRHDGD, from the coding sequence ATGAGTGAGCAGCACCCGGTGGCGCACGAGGGCGTCCGGTCCGCCGTCGAGGCCTACGTGACGGCGGTGAGCGCGGCGGACCCGGCGGCCGTCCGGGCCGCCTTCCGCCCGGACGCCCACATGTGGGGCTACCTGGGCCCGGAGTTCGTCTCCGCCCCGATCGAGGCGTTCTGCGAGGTGGTCGCGGCCGACACGGACACGGCCCGCTGGGTGCCGTCCTACCGGTACACCATCCGCTCGGTCGAGGTGAGCGGCGACGTGGCCGTCGCGGTGCTGGAGGAGTTCGGCTACCAGGGCCACGACTTCACCAACCACTTCTCCCTGGTCCGGGCGGACGGCACCTGGCGGATCGCCGGGAAGACCTTCTTCCGCCACGACGGCGACTGA
- a CDS encoding 3,4-dihydroxyphenylacetate 2,3-dioxygenase: MGEITGAGLLAHVPTIVLPEETRRELNEGKEITLVTGLRELRRDVFARDDYDTVVVLDSHWATTVEFVVTAQSRRAGLFTSEELPRGMSRMPYDFPGDPELARNIASFADRHGTWITPIDDAYLPIYYATLNLWKYLGEGLPDKRWVTIGVCQTGDMEDHLRLGRALADGIAATPGRRVLVIASGALSHTFWPLRELRDHEASDPSHIFTPEARAADEQRIDWLTGGRHDRVLDTMDEFWTHKPEARFFHYLMMAGALGEQACTAPGRQYGAYENSVGTGQVLLWFDRPAGGWTAPRPSDPAAA; this comes from the coding sequence ATGGGTGAGATCACCGGGGCGGGACTGCTCGCCCACGTCCCCACCATCGTGCTCCCCGAGGAGACCAGGCGGGAGCTGAACGAGGGCAAGGAGATCACCCTCGTCACCGGGCTGCGGGAGCTGCGCCGGGACGTCTTCGCGCGCGACGACTACGACACGGTCGTCGTGCTCGACTCGCACTGGGCCACCACCGTCGAGTTCGTCGTGACGGCCCAGTCGCGCCGGGCCGGGCTGTTCACCTCCGAGGAACTGCCGCGCGGCATGTCCCGCATGCCCTACGACTTCCCCGGCGACCCCGAACTCGCCCGCAACATCGCCTCCTTCGCCGACCGACACGGCACCTGGATCACTCCGATCGACGACGCGTACCTGCCGATCTACTACGCCACCCTGAACCTGTGGAAGTACCTCGGGGAGGGCCTGCCCGACAAGCGCTGGGTGACCATCGGCGTCTGCCAGACCGGGGACATGGAGGACCACCTGCGGCTCGGCCGCGCCCTGGCCGACGGCATCGCCGCCACGCCGGGCCGCCGCGTCCTGGTCATCGCCTCCGGGGCGCTCTCGCACACGTTCTGGCCGCTGCGCGAACTGCGCGACCACGAGGCCAGCGACCCGTCCCACATCTTCACCCCCGAGGCGCGGGCGGCCGACGAGCAGCGCATCGACTGGCTGACCGGGGGCCGACACGACCGGGTCCTCGACACCATGGACGAGTTCTGGACCCACAAGCCCGAGGCCCGGTTCTTCCACTACCTGATGATGGCCGGGGCCCTCGGCGAGCAGGCGTGCACCGCGCCCGGGCGCCAGTACGGCGCCTACGAGAACTCCGTGGGCACCGGCCAGGTCCTGCTCTGGTTCGACCGGCCCGCCGGTGGCTGGACCGCCCCGCGCCCCTCCGACCCCGCCGCTGCCTAG
- a CDS encoding TetR/AcrR family transcriptional regulator, whose translation MPKIIDHDQRRREIVAVAKKLIIQGGFEAATMRSIVAEAGYANGALKRYFPSKDSIVAATFQSVLAEMNERIAADETPSDPREALRHDVEATLPLDTYRIDSARVLLALWEHSMANEELAALYRAHLQDWRGRLAERIAAARGGDESVDDPAVTHLAQEVIAVAIGASVTSLMFPDGALIPEYRAYVDRLMQKITD comes from the coding sequence ATGCCGAAGATTATCGACCACGACCAGCGACGCCGTGAGATCGTCGCGGTCGCGAAGAAGCTGATCATCCAGGGTGGCTTCGAGGCGGCGACGATGCGGAGCATCGTCGCCGAGGCGGGCTACGCCAACGGGGCCCTGAAGCGGTACTTCCCCAGCAAGGACAGCATCGTGGCCGCCACCTTCCAGAGCGTCCTGGCGGAGATGAACGAGCGGATCGCCGCCGACGAGACCCCGTCCGACCCACGGGAGGCGCTGCGTCACGACGTCGAGGCGACCCTGCCGCTGGACACGTACCGGATCGACTCCGCGCGCGTGCTGCTGGCCCTGTGGGAGCACTCGATGGCCAACGAGGAACTCGCCGCGCTGTACCGCGCCCACCTGCAGGACTGGCGCGGCCGGCTCGCCGAACGCATCGCCGCCGCACGGGGCGGGGACGAGTCCGTCGACGACCCCGCGGTCACGCACCTCGCGCAGGAGGTCATCGCGGTGGCCATCGGGGCCAGCGTCACCTCCCTGATGTTCCCGGACGGGGCGCTGATCCCGGAGTACCGCGCCTACGTCGACCGGTTGATGCAGAAGATCACCGACTGA
- a CDS encoding aldehyde dehydrogenase, translating to MSAHLTTVAGVAVDTRHWIGGERVASTDTFTDVSPIDGASLGEISRATAMEAAAAVAAAKAAFPGWAATPRAERARLLHAVADGVQRRTEELALVETTDNGALLRSHRRGVMPRVAHNFRFFADQLLGLEHEDFTTRDHANHVTWDPAGPCVLITPWNAPLMLATWKIAPALAAGNTVVLKPAEWTPLTASLLADIAAEAGLPPGVLNVVQGYGAEIGDALTGHPDVRRISFTGSVPTARHIAARAAANLTPLSLELGGKSPLLVFADADLDLAVDLAVEQYDNAGQVCLAATRLLVEEAVAEEFLHRFVAKASGLRQGDPREEGTDIGPTIHPRQLEKIDGFVQRARADGARAVIGGHRGQGQYYAPTLLTGVRQDSEIVQEEVFGPVLTLQTFSTEDEAVRLANDTRFGLAATLATGDRERADRVTARLVAGTVWVNCFFVRDLRAPFGGSRHSGVGREGGIWSFDFFCDLKNTVTAPKGWQDHG from the coding sequence ATGAGCGCACACCTCACCACCGTCGCCGGGGTCGCCGTCGACACCCGGCACTGGATCGGCGGCGAACGCGTCGCCTCCACCGACACCTTCACCGACGTCTCACCCATCGACGGCGCATCCCTCGGGGAGATCTCCCGGGCCACGGCGATGGAGGCCGCCGCCGCCGTGGCCGCCGCCAAGGCCGCCTTCCCCGGCTGGGCCGCCACCCCCCGCGCGGAACGGGCCCGGCTGCTGCACGCCGTCGCCGACGGGGTGCAGCGGCGCACCGAGGAGCTCGCCCTCGTCGAGACGACGGACAACGGCGCGTTGCTGCGCTCGCACCGTCGTGGCGTCATGCCGCGCGTCGCCCACAACTTCCGGTTCTTCGCCGACCAGCTCCTCGGCCTGGAGCACGAGGACTTCACCACCCGCGACCACGCCAACCACGTCACCTGGGATCCGGCCGGCCCGTGCGTGCTCATCACCCCGTGGAACGCGCCGCTGATGCTCGCCACCTGGAAGATCGCCCCGGCTCTCGCCGCCGGGAACACGGTCGTCCTCAAGCCCGCCGAGTGGACCCCGCTGACCGCCTCCCTGCTCGCCGACATCGCCGCCGAGGCCGGGCTCCCGCCCGGCGTCCTGAACGTCGTGCAGGGGTACGGGGCCGAGATCGGCGACGCCCTCACCGGCCACCCCGACGTGCGTCGCATCAGCTTCACCGGCTCGGTGCCGACCGCGCGGCACATCGCGGCGCGGGCCGCCGCGAACCTCACCCCGCTCAGCCTCGAACTGGGCGGTAAGTCCCCGCTGCTGGTCTTCGCCGACGCCGACCTGGACCTGGCCGTCGACCTCGCCGTCGAGCAGTACGACAACGCGGGCCAGGTCTGCCTGGCGGCCACCCGACTCCTGGTGGAGGAGGCCGTCGCCGAGGAGTTCCTGCACCGCTTCGTCGCCAAGGCCTCCGGGCTCCGGCAGGGCGACCCGCGCGAGGAGGGCACCGACATCGGCCCCACCATCCATCCCCGGCAGCTGGAGAAGATCGACGGCTTCGTCCAGCGCGCCCGCGCGGACGGCGCGCGCGCCGTCATCGGCGGCCACCGCGGCCAGGGGCAGTACTACGCCCCCACCCTCCTGACCGGGGTGCGGCAGGACTCCGAGATCGTCCAGGAGGAGGTGTTCGGCCCCGTCCTGACCCTGCAGACGTTCAGCACCGAGGACGAGGCCGTCCGCCTGGCCAACGACACCCGCTTCGGGCTGGCCGCCACGTTGGCCACCGGCGACCGGGAACGCGCCGACCGTGTCACCGCACGGCTGGTGGCCGGCACCGTCTGGGTCAACTGCTTCTTCGTCCGCGACCTCCGGGCGCCCTTCGGCGGCTCCCGCCACTCGGGCGTCGGGCGCGAGGGGGGCATCTGGAGCTTCGACTTCTTCTGCGACCTCAAGAACACCGTCACCGCTCCGAAGGGATGGCAGGACCATGGGTGA
- a CDS encoding ATP-binding cassette domain-containing protein: MTTEVNDAPLLDVADLVVDYRRGRHSFRALGGVSMTIGTGECVGLVGESGSGKSTLGKAILGLAEVTSGTIRFDGEDITHLKGAARRRLAADLQVVFQDPYGSLDPTMTVGQILAEPLTASGVGRTAARATVVEMLDHVRLPADTVTRYPSEFSGGQRQRIAIARALVRRPRLIICDEPVSALDLTTQAAVIDLFIDIQRETGVSYLFVSHDLGVVRRICHRVSVMYQGACVETGPNERVTRDPEHPYTRRLLLASPVADPARQAERRRSRLGLRSPAGPPVP, from the coding sequence ATGACCACGGAAGTGAACGACGCCCCGCTGCTGGACGTGGCCGACCTCGTCGTGGACTACCGGCGCGGACGCCACTCCTTCCGCGCGCTGGGGGGCGTCTCGATGACCATCGGGACGGGGGAGTGCGTCGGTCTGGTCGGGGAGAGCGGATCTGGCAAGTCGACGCTCGGCAAGGCGATCCTCGGACTCGCCGAGGTCACCTCGGGCACCATCCGCTTCGACGGCGAGGACATCACGCACCTCAAGGGAGCCGCCCGGCGCCGCCTGGCCGCCGATCTCCAGGTCGTCTTCCAGGACCCCTACGGTTCACTGGACCCGACGATGACCGTCGGTCAGATCCTCGCGGAGCCCCTGACGGCCTCGGGCGTCGGCAGGACCGCCGCCCGGGCGACGGTGGTCGAGATGCTCGACCACGTGCGGCTCCCCGCCGACACCGTGACGCGCTACCCCAGCGAGTTCTCCGGGGGCCAGCGCCAGCGCATCGCGATCGCCCGCGCGCTCGTGCGCCGTCCCCGCCTCATCATCTGCGACGAGCCCGTCAGCGCGCTGGACCTGACCACCCAGGCGGCCGTGATCGACCTGTTCATCGACATCCAGCGCGAGACCGGCGTCTCCTACCTCTTCGTCTCGCACGACCTGGGCGTCGTGCGCCGCATCTGTCACCGGGTCTCGGTGATGTACCAGGGCGCATGCGTCGAGACGGGGCCGAACGAGAGAGTCACCCGCGACCCCGAACACCCCTACACCCGCAGGCTGCTCCTCGCGTCCCCGGTCGCCGATCCGGCCCGCCAGGCCGAGCGCAGACGCAGCCGGCTCGGGCTACGTTCACCAGCCGGTCCGCCAGTACCGTAG
- a CDS encoding dipeptide/oligopeptide/nickel ABC transporter permease/ATP-binding protein has translation MTDPSYPAPGDGAPAQQRLWSRFLRRPLGVTALAVFLLIVLAGLFAPLLAPHDPNLVDFSLTQAPPSADHLMGGDSAGRDIFSRLLYGARTTVYGAAVACLVGVLLGVPAGVAAGYFGGPTDRICSSISDGVQSVPGMIVLLIVAAGTGADFTVLMMTVGAFMAPGYYRISRSRALAVRKEPYVDAARVAGLTHTRVLHAHMVRAVQAPVVIQSALTAGVAMGMQTGLQFLGIGTASTPDWGQMMNDGFRTMGTHPLILLWPSAALGLTIAALAFMGSTLADLISVRTEPVSRRRKQAVTPDVAVARATGRLEHPVEESALRIENLRVTYRTPHGDKQVVRGVCLDVAPGEVLGIVGESGSGKSQTVFSALDLLPAEGHTTADGIWIGGEPVEDLPRAKRHALLGTRVGYVPQEPMSNLDPCYTIGHQLMEPLRSVHRLTKAQARDRARSILRRVGIDDPDRVLASYPHQVSGGMAQRVLIAGAVAGKPQLLVADEPTTALDVTVQAEVLELLRELQEEYGMALVIVTHNFGVVADICDRVAVMRHGRVIETGAVADIFAKPADPYTAELIRASLDDTESRDDLDAAWNKAGRTVRT, from the coding sequence ATGACCGACCCCTCCTACCCGGCTCCCGGCGACGGCGCTCCGGCGCAGCAGCGGCTCTGGTCACGCTTCCTGCGCCGCCCGCTCGGCGTCACGGCCCTGGCCGTGTTCCTGCTCATCGTCCTGGCGGGGCTGTTCGCGCCGCTGCTGGCCCCCCACGACCCCAACCTCGTCGACTTCTCCCTCACCCAGGCACCGCCGAGCGCCGACCACCTGATGGGTGGCGACTCGGCCGGCCGGGACATCTTCAGCCGGCTCCTCTACGGCGCCCGCACGACCGTCTACGGAGCGGCCGTCGCCTGCCTCGTGGGCGTCCTTCTCGGCGTTCCCGCCGGAGTGGCCGCCGGATACTTCGGCGGTCCCACCGACCGGATCTGCTCGTCGATCAGCGACGGCGTCCAGTCCGTGCCCGGCATGATCGTGCTGCTGATCGTCGCCGCGGGCACCGGGGCCGACTTCACGGTGCTGATGATGACGGTGGGCGCGTTCATGGCGCCCGGGTACTACCGGATCTCGCGCTCCCGGGCGCTCGCCGTGCGCAAGGAGCCCTACGTCGACGCCGCCCGGGTGGCGGGCCTGACCCACACCCGCGTCCTGCACGCCCACATGGTCCGGGCCGTGCAGGCGCCGGTGGTCATCCAGTCCGCGCTCACCGCGGGCGTCGCGATGGGCATGCAGACCGGCCTGCAGTTCCTGGGCATCGGCACCGCGTCGACCCCGGACTGGGGCCAGATGATGAACGACGGCTTCCGGACCATGGGCACGCACCCGCTGATCCTGCTGTGGCCCTCGGCCGCGCTGGGCCTCACGATCGCGGCCCTCGCGTTCATGGGATCCACCCTCGCCGACCTGATCAGCGTGCGGACCGAGCCCGTCTCCCGGCGCCGGAAGCAGGCCGTGACGCCCGACGTCGCGGTGGCCCGGGCCACCGGACGGCTGGAGCACCCCGTCGAGGAGAGCGCGCTGCGGATCGAGAACCTCCGCGTCACCTACCGCACGCCGCACGGGGACAAACAGGTGGTACGCGGCGTCTGTCTGGACGTCGCCCCCGGAGAGGTGCTCGGCATCGTCGGGGAATCCGGATCGGGCAAGTCGCAGACGGTCTTCTCCGCGCTGGACCTGCTCCCGGCCGAGGGCCACACCACGGCGGACGGCATCTGGATCGGCGGCGAGCCGGTGGAAGACCTTCCCCGCGCCAAGCGCCACGCGCTGCTCGGCACCCGCGTGGGCTACGTCCCCCAGGAGCCGATGAGCAACCTCGACCCGTGCTACACGATCGGCCACCAGCTCATGGAGCCCCTGCGCTCCGTGCACCGGCTGACCAAGGCGCAGGCGAGGGACCGGGCCCGCTCGATCCTCCGGCGGGTCGGCATCGACGACCCCGACCGCGTGCTGGCCTCCTACCCGCACCAGGTCTCCGGCGGCATGGCGCAGCGCGTCCTCATCGCCGGCGCCGTCGCGGGCAAACCGCAGCTCCTGGTCGCCGACGAGCCGACGACGGCGCTGGACGTCACCGTCCAGGCGGAGGTCCTGGAGCTCCTGCGCGAACTGCAGGAGGAGTACGGCATGGCACTCGTCATCGTCACGCACAACTTCGGCGTGGTCGCCGACATCTGCGACCGCGTCGCGGTGATGCGGCACGGCCGGGTCATCGAGACGGGCGCGGTGGCGGACATCTTCGCCAAGCCCGCGGACCCGTACACGGCGGAGCTCATCCGGGCCTCGCTGGACGACACCGAGAGCCGCGACGACCTCGACGCGGCGTGGAACAAGGCCGGACGGACGGTGCGCACATGA
- a CDS encoding aldehyde dehydrogenase family protein, whose amino-acid sequence MDVRGQLHIGGEWTAAADGAEFTTCDPATGVALGRCAQAGTADVDAAVDAARRALGDPAWAGLPAAERARLLWRVAELIERDAAALAELETRDQGQPLAVSRGVSVAGAAEHFRYYAGWVTKIEGTVVPVSFPDTLHYTRREPVGVCALITPWNFPLMIAAWKLAPALACGNTVILKPAEQTPLTSAWLVRLCEEAGFPPGVVNLLTGGPSTGRALVEHRRVDKVSFTGSTEVGQAIVRASAGDLKRVTLELGGKAPSIVARDADIDAAVAGNVQGALLNSGQVCAAYARFYVDRHRAEEFTEKLAAAVDALRLGPGLAPDTQLGPLVTDEHLRRVDAMVRAGVAEGAELVTGGARADGGLEKGHFYRPTVLSGVRDAMSVARQEVFGPVLPVLTYEDEDELAARANDTHYGLAAAVWTRDLSTAHRLAADVRAGAVFVNMPPIPDPAAPWGGFGSSGWGREMGSSALEVFTETKGVWIHHGRPART is encoded by the coding sequence ATGGATGTGCGAGGTCAGCTCCACATCGGAGGTGAGTGGACGGCCGCCGCGGACGGGGCGGAGTTCACCACCTGCGATCCGGCCACCGGCGTCGCCCTGGGCCGCTGCGCCCAGGCCGGCACCGCGGACGTCGACGCCGCCGTCGACGCGGCGCGGCGGGCGCTCGGCGACCCGGCGTGGGCCGGTCTGCCGGCGGCGGAACGCGCCCGGCTGCTGTGGCGCGTCGCCGAACTGATCGAGCGTGACGCCGCCGCGCTCGCGGAGTTGGAGACCCGCGACCAGGGTCAACCGCTGGCGGTGTCCAGGGGCGTCAGCGTGGCCGGGGCCGCGGAGCACTTCCGCTACTACGCCGGCTGGGTCACCAAGATCGAGGGGACGGTCGTGCCGGTCTCCTTCCCGGACACGCTGCACTACACGCGCCGCGAACCGGTGGGCGTCTGCGCGCTCATCACCCCGTGGAACTTCCCGCTGATGATCGCGGCGTGGAAGCTGGCGCCGGCCCTCGCCTGCGGCAACACCGTGATCCTCAAGCCCGCCGAGCAGACCCCGCTGACGAGCGCGTGGCTGGTGCGCCTGTGCGAGGAGGCCGGCTTCCCGCCGGGCGTGGTCAACCTGCTGACCGGCGGGCCCTCGACCGGCCGCGCCCTCGTGGAGCACCGCCGCGTCGACAAGGTCTCCTTCACCGGATCCACCGAGGTCGGCCAGGCGATCGTGCGGGCGTCGGCGGGCGATCTGAAGCGCGTCACGCTGGAACTGGGCGGCAAGGCGCCCAGCATCGTCGCCCGCGACGCCGACATCGACGCCGCCGTCGCCGGGAACGTGCAGGGAGCACTGCTCAACAGCGGGCAGGTCTGCGCCGCCTACGCCCGGTTCTACGTGGACCGTCACCGGGCGGAGGAGTTCACCGAGAAGCTCGCGGCGGCCGTGGACGCCCTGCGCCTGGGTCCCGGTCTGGCACCGGACACCCAGCTCGGGCCGCTGGTGACCGACGAGCATCTGCGGCGGGTGGACGCCATGGTGCGGGCCGGCGTGGCCGAGGGCGCGGAGCTGGTCACCGGGGGAGCCCGCGCCGACGGCGGCCTGGAGAAGGGCCACTTCTACCGGCCCACCGTCCTGTCGGGCGTCCGGGACGCCATGTCCGTGGCCCGGCAGGAGGTGTTCGGCCCGGTGCTGCCGGTGCTCACCTACGAGGACGAGGACGAACTGGCCGCCCGGGCCAACGACACCCACTACGGCCTGGCCGCCGCCGTCTGGACGCGTGACCTGTCCACCGCGCACCGGCTGGCGGCGGACGTCCGGGCGGGGGCGGTCTTCGTCAACATGCCGCCGATACCCGACCCCGCGGCTCCCTGGGGCGGGTTCGGATCCAGCGGCTGGGGCCGGGAGATGGGCTCCTCCGCGCTGGAGGTGTTCACCGAGACCAAGGGCGTCTGGATCCACCACGGCCGACCCGCCCGTACCTGA